The Sphingosinithalassobacter sp. CS137 genome includes a region encoding these proteins:
- a CDS encoding DUF488 family protein, with the protein MLATIGYERSTLSDFIATLQLAGVELLVDVRERAQSRRPGFSKKSLAEALKSAGIEYLHLPQLGDPKSGREAARSGNMTLFLQIFNGVMKGTRAQEALGQLEKLAAEKHICLMCFERDQRECHRKIVAENLEIRLGVKATHWGVALGAGNGGADRRVLHIDQGAAASI; encoded by the coding sequence ATGCTGGCTACCATTGGCTATGAGCGCTCAACGCTCTCCGATTTCATAGCAACTCTACAACTTGCCGGAGTTGAACTCTTGGTCGACGTTAGGGAACGAGCACAGTCTCGGCGCCCGGGCTTTTCAAAGAAGTCTCTAGCGGAAGCACTGAAGTCCGCAGGAATTGAGTATCTGCACCTTCCCCAACTGGGCGACCCCAAGAGCGGCAGAGAGGCCGCCCGTTCCGGAAATATGACGTTGTTTCTGCAAATATTTAACGGCGTAATGAAAGGAACCCGCGCGCAAGAGGCTTTAGGCCAACTTGAGAAGCTCGCCGCAGAGAAGCACATATGCTTGATGTGCTTTGAGCGCGATCAGAGAGAATGCCACAGGAAGATCGTTGCCGAGAACCTTGAGATTCGCTTAGGTGTAAAGGCCACACATTGGGGTGTGGCCTTGGGGGCAGGCAATGGCGGCGCAGATCGACGAGTGCTTCATATTGATCAAGGCGCAGCCGCATCGATCTAG
- the thiC gene encoding phosphomethylpyrimidine synthase ThiC has protein sequence MADNPAFPELKVTTGAIRGSRKVHVGPLKVAMREIDLEPSSGEPPLRVYDPSGPYTDSNARIDIMAGLPELRRDWIRGRGDVEEVDQREVRPEDNGQLGPDRSGGVQPFPNVRKTVLRAKPGMNVSQMHYARRGIVTPEMEYVAIRENLGRDAMHAAATRDGESFGAAIPDHVTPEFVRDEVARGRAIIPSNINHPESEPMAIGRNFLVKINANIGNSAVASDVASEVDKMVWATRWGADTVMDLSTGRNIHDTREWILRNSPVPIGTVPIYQALEKVGGIAEDLTWEIFRDTLVEQAEQGVDYFTIHAGVRLPYVPLTAKRVTGIVSRGGSIMAKWCLAHHKESFLYERFEEICELMKAYDVAFSLGDGLRPGSIADANDEAQFAELYTLGELTKKAWEHDVQVMIEGPGHVPMHKIKENMDKQLEACGEAPFYTLGPLTTDIAPGYDHITSGIGAAMIGWYGTAMLCYVTPKEHLGLPDRDDVKVGVVTYKLAAHAADLAKGHPAAKLRDDALSRARFEFRWRDQFNLSLDPDTAEQYHDQTLPAEGAKTAHFCSMCGPKFCSMKITQEVREFAAGRAANSGHPGDGRDLELGTFAAKQNQGAEGFLAANPPRNGVSGEIAPGNLSASRGDARPDTGDHAQHGGGGSAQSDPADAEAGMEQMSKVFKEAGSELYMGAGGREHD, from the coding sequence ATGGCCGACAACCCCGCATTCCCCGAGCTCAAGGTCACCACCGGCGCGATCCGCGGCAGCCGCAAGGTGCACGTCGGTCCGCTGAAGGTCGCGATGCGCGAGATCGATCTCGAGCCTTCGTCGGGCGAGCCGCCGCTGCGCGTCTATGATCCCTCGGGCCCCTATACCGACTCGAACGCGCGGATCGACATCATGGCCGGCCTGCCCGAGCTGCGGCGCGACTGGATTCGCGGTCGCGGCGACGTCGAGGAAGTCGACCAGCGCGAGGTGCGGCCGGAGGACAATGGCCAGCTCGGCCCCGATCGCTCGGGCGGGGTCCAGCCGTTCCCGAACGTGCGCAAGACGGTGCTGCGCGCGAAACCGGGGATGAACGTCAGCCAGATGCACTATGCCCGTCGCGGCATCGTCACGCCCGAGATGGAATATGTCGCGATCCGCGAGAATCTGGGCCGCGACGCGATGCACGCCGCCGCCACCCGCGACGGCGAGAGCTTCGGCGCCGCGATCCCCGATCATGTCACGCCCGAATTCGTCCGCGACGAAGTCGCGCGCGGCCGCGCGATCATCCCCAGCAACATCAACCACCCCGAGTCCGAGCCGATGGCGATCGGCCGCAACTTCCTGGTCAAGATCAACGCCAATATCGGCAACAGCGCCGTCGCCTCCGACGTGGCGAGCGAAGTCGACAAGATGGTCTGGGCCACGCGCTGGGGCGCCGACACGGTGATGGACCTCTCCACCGGCCGCAACATCCACGACACGCGCGAATGGATCCTGCGCAACAGCCCCGTGCCGATCGGCACTGTCCCCATCTACCAGGCGCTCGAGAAAGTCGGCGGCATCGCCGAGGATCTGACCTGGGAGATCTTCCGCGACACTTTGGTCGAGCAGGCCGAACAGGGCGTCGATTATTTCACCATCCACGCCGGCGTCCGCCTGCCCTATGTCCCGCTCACCGCGAAGCGCGTCACCGGCATCGTCAGCCGCGGCGGCAGCATCATGGCGAAATGGTGCCTCGCGCATCACAAGGAGAGCTTCCTCTACGAACGGTTCGAGGAAATCTGCGAGCTGATGAAGGCCTATGACGTCGCCTTCTCGCTGGGCGACGGTCTGCGCCCCGGCAGCATCGCCGACGCCAATGACGAGGCGCAGTTCGCCGAGCTCTACACGCTGGGCGAACTGACGAAGAAGGCGTGGGAGCACGACGTTCAGGTGATGATTGAGGGCCCCGGCCATGTGCCGATGCACAAGATCAAGGAGAATATGGACAAGCAGCTGGAGGCATGCGGCGAGGCGCCCTTCTACACGCTCGGGCCGCTCACCACCGACATCGCGCCGGGCTACGACCATATCACCAGCGGCATCGGCGCCGCGATGATCGGTTGGTACGGCACGGCGATGCTCTGCTACGTCACGCCCAAGGAGCATCTCGGCCTGCCCGACCGCGACGATGTGAAGGTGGGCGTGGTGACCTACAAGCTCGCCGCCCACGCCGCCGATCTCGCCAAGGGCCACCCCGCCGCCAAGCTGCGCGACGACGCGCTAAGCCGCGCCCGCTTCGAATTCCGCTGGCGCGACCAGTTCAACCTGTCGCTCGATCCCGACACGGCGGAACAGTACCACGACCAGACGCTGCCGGCCGAAGGCGCCAAGACCGCGCATTTCTGCTCGATGTGCGGCCCGAAATTCTGCTCGATGAAGATCACGCAGGAAGTTCGAGAATTTGCTGCGGGACGCGCAGCAAATAGCGGCCATCCGGGGGATGGACGCGATCTCGAACTCGGGACTTTCGCCGCGAAGCAGAATCAGGGCGCCGAGGGTTTCCTCGCCGCCAATCCTCCCCGGAACGGAGTGTCAGGTGAGATTGCCCCCGGCAATCTCAGCGCATCCCGGGGGGATGCGCGACCTGACACTGGGGACCATGCGCAGCATGGTGGAGGGGGCTCAGCCCAGAGCGATCCGGCCGATGCCGAAGCGGGGATGGAGCAGATGAGCAAGGTGTTCAAGGAAGCCGGCAGCGAACTCTATATGGGTGCTGGCGGGCGGGAGCATGATTGA
- a CDS encoding transcriptional regulator, which translates to MSRAPQVDPALHAPARLQIAAMLARADEVEFATLREVLEVSDSVLSKHLSALSEAGYVTLKKAKMDGRQRTWAAFTRAGRKAFASHMAALQALIAAAEGATAPESQKE; encoded by the coding sequence GTGAGCCGCGCCCCGCAGGTCGATCCGGCGCTGCACGCGCCTGCGCGGCTGCAGATCGCGGCGATGCTCGCACGCGCCGACGAAGTCGAGTTCGCGACGCTGCGCGAGGTACTGGAGGTGAGCGACAGCGTGCTGTCCAAGCATCTCTCGGCGCTGAGCGAGGCGGGCTATGTCACGCTCAAGAAGGCGAAGATGGACGGGCGCCAGCGCACCTGGGCGGCCTTCACCCGCGCGGGGCGCAAGGCGTTCGCGAGCCATATGGCGGCGCTCCAGGCGCTGATCGCGGCCGCCGAGGGCGCGACGGCGCCGGAGAGTCAGAAGGAGTAG
- a CDS encoding MipA/OmpV family protein, with the protein MPPALRRAAFLVATLFATPVLAQDRSADAGGDFVMAGAAGVVLPQYEGSGDTSITPAPGAIGRVSGFAFQFIGNRLSVDLVRDSGGPGWDIQAGPSLVLDFNRTSADSIDDPRVAALPERNTGIELGGYVGVARVGVVTSDYDRLSVTLSYRYDVNGAHESGILSPSVSYMTPLSRKAAVAVFASAERAENGYADAYFSVTPADAAASGLPAYDADGGWKNWGIGAGTAVSLTGDLTGGLQLVAGGMYRRLVNDFADSPVTRTGSRDQWMGAIGLAYSF; encoded by the coding sequence GTGCCCCCAGCGCTTCGCCGTGCCGCCTTTCTCGTCGCGACCTTGTTCGCCACGCCCGTTCTGGCGCAGGATCGCAGCGCCGATGCCGGTGGCGATTTCGTCATGGCCGGAGCCGCCGGCGTGGTGCTTCCGCAATATGAAGGCTCGGGCGACACGTCGATCACGCCCGCGCCGGGTGCGATCGGCCGCGTCTCGGGATTTGCCTTCCAGTTCATCGGCAATCGGCTGAGCGTCGATCTGGTCCGCGACAGCGGCGGCCCCGGCTGGGACATTCAGGCCGGACCCTCGCTCGTGCTCGATTTCAATCGCACCAGCGCGGATTCGATCGACGACCCGCGCGTTGCGGCGCTTCCGGAGCGCAATACCGGCATCGAACTCGGCGGCTATGTCGGCGTCGCGCGCGTCGGCGTTGTCACCAGCGACTATGACCGGCTTTCGGTCACGCTCAGCTATCGCTACGACGTCAACGGCGCGCACGAAAGCGGCATTCTCTCGCCATCGGTCAGCTACATGACTCCGCTAAGCCGCAAGGCAGCGGTCGCGGTGTTCGCCTCGGCCGAGCGCGCCGAAAACGGCTATGCCGATGCCTATTTCAGCGTCACCCCCGCCGATGCGGCGGCCAGCGGCCTGCCCGCCTATGATGCCGATGGCGGGTGGAAGAACTGGGGCATCGGCGCGGGCACTGCCGTCTCGCTCACCGGCGATCTCACCGGCGGGCTCCAGCTCGTCGCGGGCGGCATGTATCGCCGCCTGGTCAACGATTTCGCCGACAGTCCGGTCACGCGCACGGGGTCGCGTGACCAGTGGATGGGCGCAATCGGCCTCGCCTACTCCTTCTGA
- a CDS encoding DUF2141 domain-containing protein — protein MAPLEEPSASLEIEFAALRSERGVLRLCLTRDPASFPDCHDDAVAITRTVPATVASLRLERLAPGAYALAVIHDENGNARLDTFAGIPREGFGFSQNPAVGFGPPRFAAARFSLPAEGATQRVRLRYLL, from the coding sequence ATGGCGCCGCTGGAAGAGCCGTCGGCAAGCCTTGAGATCGAGTTTGCTGCGCTGCGCTCGGAACGCGGCGTGTTGCGCCTCTGCCTGACCCGCGATCCGGCGAGTTTTCCCGATTGTCACGACGATGCCGTCGCGATCACGCGCACGGTTCCGGCGACGGTGGCCAGCCTCCGGCTCGAGCGGCTCGCTCCCGGCGCCTATGCGCTTGCCGTGATCCACGACGAGAACGGCAATGCGCGGCTCGATACCTTTGCCGGCATCCCGCGTGAGGGCTTCGGCTTCTCGCAGAACCCGGCGGTTGGTTTCGGCCCGCCGCGTTTCGCCGCCGCACGCTTCTCGCTGCCGGCCGAGGGCGCGACTCAGCGGGTGCGGCTGCGCTATCTTCTCTGA
- a CDS encoding sterol desaturase family protein, with amino-acid sequence MTVALAILLSALAMTLIVGVRYLIASGGFALATRLRHPGLYAGLDAQVRREIGWSLASAAIYGIPAGVVAWGWQNHGWTRIYTDVSAWPLWYLPLSVLLYLFAHDSWFYWTHRWMHRPKWFRIAHAVHHASRPPTAWAAMSFHPIEALTGAVVIPLLVFVIPIHVGALGLVLAIMTVMGVTNHMGWEIFPRFMWRGPVGAWLITASHHQRHHEQYGCNYGLYFRFWDRLCGTDRGTGDFARDRAAARRRAAARDGAAGRAVGKP; translated from the coding sequence ATGACGGTCGCTCTCGCCATCCTCCTGTCCGCGCTCGCGATGACGCTGATCGTCGGCGTGCGCTATCTGATCGCCAGCGGAGGCTTCGCGCTGGCCACGCGGCTGCGGCATCCGGGTCTCTACGCCGGGCTCGACGCGCAGGTGCGCCGCGAGATCGGCTGGTCGCTGGCGAGCGCGGCGATCTACGGGATCCCCGCCGGGGTCGTCGCCTGGGGATGGCAGAATCACGGCTGGACGCGGATCTACACCGATGTCTCCGCCTGGCCGCTCTGGTATCTGCCGCTGTCAGTGCTGCTCTATCTCTTCGCGCACGACAGCTGGTTCTACTGGACCCACCGCTGGATGCATCGGCCGAAGTGGTTCCGCATCGCCCATGCCGTGCACCACGCCAGCCGTCCGCCCACCGCCTGGGCGGCAATGAGCTTCCATCCGATCGAGGCGCTCACGGGGGCGGTGGTGATTCCGCTGCTGGTGTTCGTGATTCCGATCCATGTCGGCGCGCTGGGGCTGGTGCTGGCGATCATGACGGTTATGGGTGTGACCAATCACATGGGGTGGGAGATTTTCCCCCGGTTCATGTGGCGGGGGCCAGTGGGGGCCTGGCTGATCACGGCGAGCCATCATCAGCGCCATCACGAGCAATATGGGTGCAACTATGGGCTCTACTTCCGCTTCTGGGATCGGCTTTGCGGCACCGATAGGGGGACGGGCGACTTCGCGCGCGATCGCGCTGCTGCTCGCCGCCGCGCTGCTGCCCGCGATGGCGCCGCTGGAAGAGCCGTCGGCAAGCCTTGA
- a CDS encoding mismatch-specific DNA-glycosylase, whose amino-acid sequence MEDILASDLDVLIVGFNPGIRSGDTGHHYAGRGNQFWRLLHASGLTPRLLRPDECRALLDHGIGSTNLVARATATAAELGRAELRAGVPRLAEIVARCRPRAIGYTGKGVYLAAAGRARADWGLQRASLFPPARDVVLPSPSGLARLRFEEKLRWFRELAAAAERAGP is encoded by the coding sequence ATGGAAGACATCCTCGCGTCCGATCTCGATGTGCTGATCGTCGGCTTCAATCCGGGCATCCGCTCGGGCGATACCGGCCACCACTATGCCGGGCGCGGCAATCAGTTCTGGCGGCTGCTCCACGCGAGCGGCCTGACGCCGCGGCTGCTGCGCCCCGACGAATGCCGCGCGCTGCTGGATCACGGCATCGGCTCGACCAACCTCGTCGCGCGCGCCACTGCCACCGCCGCCGAGCTCGGTCGCGCCGAGCTGCGCGCGGGCGTGCCCCGGCTGGCGGAGATCGTCGCGCGCTGCCGCCCTCGCGCGATCGGCTATACGGGCAAGGGCGTCTATCTCGCCGCCGCCGGGCGCGCCCGCGCCGATTGGGGGCTTCAGCGCGCCAGCCTCTTTCCGCCCGCGCGCGACGTCGTGCTTCCGTCGCCCAGCGGTCTCGCCCGGCTGCGGTTCGAGGAAAAGCTGCGCTGGTTCCGCGAACTCGCTGCGGCTGCCGAGCGGGCGGGGCCGTAG